A single genomic interval of Salmo trutta chromosome 13, fSalTru1.1, whole genome shotgun sequence harbors:
- the LOC115205180 gene encoding cytochrome c oxidase assembly protein COX18, mitochondrial — translation MTVNVRPGSLRILHQISHLSSRPPIRSISHAPFACDHHKTYRSHVPLRVDTLPRLRPSLPLKSTLCFQPCRPASTANGTGWYESLADSTPVHLTEQLLISVHQATGLPWWASIVCTTVALRTVVTLPLGAYQAVIIAKVEALQVEIAELAKRLRYEISVRAKEKGWTEKHCRYQFKKNLKRIVSELYVRDNCHPFKASLLVWVQLPMWVCLSLALRNLSLGVTDAATALQTELTVGGTLWFSDLTLPDSTWIMPVSLGLINLLITEVFALRRIEASKFQKYVTNFIRGISLLMIPIAATVPSSMALYWLSSSCVGLGHNLLLRSPRFQRLCRIPPTRSDSDTPYRDIASSFVSKYIK, via the exons ATGACCGTGAACGTGAGACCTGGCTCACTGCGGATATTACATCAAATCAGCCACCTGTCATCCAGACCTCCCATTCGAAGCATCTCCCACGCTCCCTTTGCCTGTGACCACCACAAAACATACCGCAGCCACGTTCCCCTTCGGGTGGACACATTACCACGTCTCCGTCCTAGTCTGCCTCTCAAATCAACTTTATGCTTTCAGCCATGTAGACCAGCATCTACAgccaacggtacaggctggtatGAGAGCCTAGCAGACTCTactcctgtccatctgactgagcaGCTACTGATCTCTGTCCATCAGGCCACAGGTCTACCATGGTGGGCCAGTATCGTATGCACCACTGTGGCCCTGAGGACAGTTGTCACACTGCCACTGGGAGCCTATCAGGCTGTCATCATAGCAAAG GTTGAAGCCCTGCAAGTGGAGATAGCGGAGCTGGCTAAGAGACTGCGCTACGAGATCTCGGTGCGGGCCAAAGAGAAGGGCTGGACGGAAAAACACTGCCG ATACCAATTCAAGAAAAACCTGAAGAGGATAGTGTCTGAGCTGTACGTGAGGGATAACTGCCACCCCTTCAAGGCCAGTCTGCTGGTATGGGTGCAGCTGCCCATGTGGGTTTGCCTCTCCCTGGCCCTGCGCAACCTGAGCCTGGGGGTGACTGATGCTGCCACCG CGTTGCAGACAGAGCTGACAGTAGGGGGAACTCTATGGTTCTCCGACCTGACATTGCCTGACTCTACCTGGATCATGCCTGTCTCTCTGGGCCTCATCAACCTGCTCATCACAGAG GTATTTGCTCTGCGGAGGATAGAAGCATCCAAGTTCCAGAAGTATGTGACCAACTTTATCAGAGGGATCTCTCTGTTGATGATACCCATAGCTGCCACCGTGCCCtcc TCCATGGCTCTGTACTGGCTAAGCTCCAGTTGTGTGGGACTGGGCCACAACCTGCTCCTGCGCTCGCCTCGCTTCCAGAGGCTGTGCCGCATCCCCCCCACGCGCTCCGACTCGGACACGCCTTACAGGGACATCGCTTCCTCCTTTGTCTCCAAATACATCAAGTGA
- the LOC115205179 gene encoding insulin-like growth factor-binding protein 7 yields the protein MLVFFAVVFSLSLASASADRVPRSCGACEPSLCDPLPEVGCKSGTIFDSCGCCSLCAAGEGEPCRGRGTTAKRCASGLECVKSDKNKKTKLGVCACKTKYEVCGSDGVTYKTGCDLKVASLKAVSEEKPEIKVLNKGKCATAPVIVTAPGEVYNVTGSQVYLSCEAIGIPTPVITWKKVTSGKQRMELLPGDRDNLAIQTRGGPEKHEVTGWVLISPLTKEEAGSYECHAVNAKGEASAVGTIHVVESIDDIPVKKVAKDDEL from the exons ATGTTAGTGTTTTTCGCTGTGGTCTTCTCGTTGTCACTTGCGTCCGCATCTGCGGACCGAGTGCCGCGCAGTTGTGGCGCTTGCGAACCCAGTCTGTGCGACCCTCTTCCAGAGGTGGGCTGCAAGTCTGGCACGATTTTCGATTCCTGCGGTTGTTGTTCACTTTGCGCGGCTGGAGAGGGGGAGCCATGCAGGGGACGCGGGACCACAGCCAAGCGTTGCGCCTCTGGACTGGAGTGCGTTAAGAGCGACAAGAACAAGAAGACAAAGCTCGGAGTTTGCGCCTGCAAGACCAAATACGAAGTGTGTGGCTCCGATGGAGTGACCTATAAAACTGGCTGCGACTTGAAAGTTGCCAGCCTGAAAGCGGTGAGCGAGGAGAAGCCTGAAATAAaagtcctgaataaaggaaaatgcGCAACAG CACCTGTCATTGTGACGGCCCCTGGTGAGGTCTACAATGTCACAGGCTCCCAGGTGTACCTGAGCTGCGAGGCCATTGGAATCCCCACCCCCGTGATCACCTGGAAGAAG GTCACCAGCGGAAAACAGAGAATGGAGCTGCTTCCAGGAGACAGAGATAACCTGGCCATTCAGACCCGTGGAGGACCTGAGAAACATGAGGTCACCGGCTGGGTCTTG ATCTCGCCGCTCACCAAGGAAGAGGCGGGCTCGTATGAGTGCCACGCTGTCAACGCCAAGGGAGAGGCCTCAGCGGTGGGCACCATTCACGTGGTGGAGTCCATCGATGACATCCCTGTCAAGAAAG TGGCCAAGGATGATGAGCTGTAA
- the cpxm1b gene encoding probable carboxypeptidase X1, translating into MWSGGRLNCQYSPGMSEGTVMAQALYFTFVLSCLICGSHGLVSSGNGTTTVRSVDYIKTTTVTPTEKRDSTTKPNTTQSNKSTNAPEVRLTSTTTSKVLATTTRPPRTTTTANYSFNTEDLNEGIDKKVEKRVWNKEPEDEPLELECPPLGLESLRVKDTQLRASSYKRRGLGPHRGRLNIQSGIEDGDIYDGAWCAQYEDKKQWLEVDARRPTRFTGVILQGRSSIWSWDFILTYKVQFSNDTLVWQPAMNGTKEAVFEGNQDTETPALALFNESATVARYIRINPQSWYENGTICLRAEVLGCTLPDPNNIYAWQQTEQGTQDKLDFRHHNYKEMRKLMKSVTEACPDITHIYSIGKSHMGLKMYVMEISDHPGKHELGEPEFRYVAGMHGNEALGRELLLNLMQYICQEYKLGNQRIVRLVKETRIHLLPSMNPDGYEMAFKKGSELAGWALGRYSYQGIDMNHNFADLNKVMWDAVEFDFQNNDKSKLINHYIPIPEYYTSEDAFVALETRAVINWMQNIPFVLSANLHGGELVVTYPFDRTEDWAPRDDTPTPDNSFFRWLATVYASTNQVMSNPDRRPCHNENFQRYNNIINGANWHTVQGSMNDFSYLHTNCFDVTVELSCDKFPHASELPIEWENNKESLLIYMEQVHRGLKGVIRDKDTEAGIADAIIKVDDIDHHIRSVVDGDYWRLLNPGEYEVTVSAEGYNPSTRMCRVMYEHYPTICDFRLTKTPKQRLKEILAKGGKLPKDLQLRLRQLRLRKLRASTKAINSRRAAASRKARGS; encoded by the exons ATGTGGAGTGGGGGACGTTTAAATTGTCAATATTCACCCGGAATGTCTGAAGGGACAGTTATGGCACAAGCCCTGTACTTTACCTTTGTTTTGTCGTGTTTGATATGTGGATCACATGGTCTCGTTTCATCTGGCAATGGCACAACTACAGTGAGGTCTGTGGATTATATTAAAACTACAACTGTTACTCCGACTGAGAAACGAGATTCTACAACTAAACCAAATACAACCCAGAGCAATAAAAGCACCAACGCACCAGAGGTAAGGTTGACATCTACAACGACTTCAAAGGTACTGGCAACGACTACTAGACCACCGAGAACGACCACCACCGCTAACTATAGTTTCAACACAGAAGACTTAAATGAGGGTATCGACAAGAAAGTGGAAAAAAGAGTATGGAACAAAGAACCTGAGGATGAACCACTCGAATTAG AGTGCCCTCCGCTGGGGCTGGAGTCTCTGAGGGTGAAGGACACACAGCTGCGGGCCTCGTCCTACAAGCGCCGGGGACTCGGACCTCACCGCGGTCGACTCAACATCCAG TCGGGTATTGAGGACGGGGACATCTATGATGGGGCGTGGTGCGCCCAGTATGAGGATAAGAAACAGTGGCTGGAGGTGGATGCCCGGAGACCCACGCGCTTCACCGGGGTCATCCTGCAGGGACGCAGCTCAATCTGGAG TTGGGACTTCATACTCACCTACAAGGTCCAGTTCAGTAATGATACCCTGGTCTGGCAGCCAGCTATGAATGGGACTAAAGAGGCA GTATTTGAGGGGAACCAGGATACTGAAACTCCAGCGTTGGCCCTATTTAACGAGTCGGCAACAGTGGCGCGCTACATCCGCATCAATCCACAGAGCTGGTACGAGAACGGAACTATCTGTCTGAGAGCTGAGGTTCTGGGCTGTACCCTGCCAG ATCCCAACAACATCTACGCTTGGCAGCAGACGGAGCAAGGCACCCAAGACAAGCTGGACTTCAGACACCACAACTACAAGGAGATGAGGAAA CTCATGAAATCAGTGACCGAGGCCTGCCCTGACATTACACATATCTACAGCATCGGGAAGAGTCACATGGGTCTCAAGATGTACGTCATGGAGATCTCCGACCACCCTGGAAAGCATGAGCTGG GCGAGCCAGAGTTCCGCTATGTGGCTGGCATGCATGGGAATGAAGCCCTGGGAAGGGAGCTGCTGCTCAACCTGATGCAGTATATCTGTCAGGAGTACAAACTGGGAAACCAGCGCATCGTCCGGCTGGTCAAGGAGACACGCATCCACTTGCTGCCATCCATGAACCCCGATGGTTATGAAATGGCCTTCAAGAAG GGTTCCGAGTTGGCGGGGTGGGCGCTCGGTCGCTATAGCTACCAGGGCATCGACATGAACCACAACTTTGCTGACCTGAACAAAGTCATGTGGGATGCTGTTGAATTTGACTTCCAAAATAACGATAAGTCCAAACTCATCAACCACTACATCCCCATACCAGAGTACTATACCTCAGAGGACGCCTTC GTGGCCTTAGAGACGCGTGCTGTCATTAACTGGATGCAGAACATCCCGTTCGTATTAAGTGCCAACCTCCACGGGGGTGAACTGGTGGTCACCTACCCCTTCGACAGGACTGAAGACTGGGCACCTCGCGATGACACCCCTACACCGGACAATAGTTTCTTCCGCTGGCTGGCCACGGTCTATGCCAGCACCAACCAGGTCATGTCGAATCCAGACCGCCGGCCTTGTCACAATGAAAACTTCCAACGCTACAACAACATCATCAACGGAGCCAACTGGCACACGGTCCAAGGAA GCATGAATGATTTCAGCTATCTACACACCAACTGCTTCGATGTGACAGTGGAGTTGTCCTGTGATAAGTTCCCCCATGCCAGTGAGCTGCCCATCGAGTGGGAGAACAACAAAGAGTCTTTACTGATCTACATGGAGCAG GTCCACAGAGGACTCAAGGGTGTGATCagagacaaagacacagaggCTGGCATTGCAGATGCCATAATCAAAGTGGATGACATCGACCACCATATTAGATCAG TTGTTGACGGGGACTACTGGCGCCTGCTAAACCCGGGCGAGTACGAGGTCACGGTGAGTGCCGAGGGCTACAACCCATCCACACGTATGTGCCGTGTGATGTATGAGCATTACCCCACCATATGTGACTTCCGCCTCACCAAGACCCCCAAACAGAGGCTGAAGGAGATCCTGGCCAAGGGGGGCAAGCTCCCCAAAGACCTGCAGCTGAGGCTACGACAGCTGCGTCTGAGAAAACTGAGGGCCAGCACCAAGGCCATCAACAGTAGGCGTGCGGCTGCTAGCAGGAAGGCACGGGGGTCGTGA